One segment of Ricinus communis isolate WT05 ecotype wild-type chromosome 8, ASM1957865v1, whole genome shotgun sequence DNA contains the following:
- the LOC8264303 gene encoding rust resistance kinase Lr10 — MLRMNLLFATYTAIPLLLLLQTCTGDDNLCTPSSCGNIHNISYPFRLETDPKNCGNHRYTLSCENNTAILYLYAGKYYVRAINYSNFTIRLVDPGVVKDDCSSTPLFPLTEYNFSLEDPFTLFKPKWNGSEYTPKVSQLMIFMKCPFPVVNSSLYIDTAPCINDDQEYYSYVNIGGMDSTDFMSMCSLEMMVMLHDKDYKDMSFVEIHREMAYGFEVSWHNIYCGKCRGCYSDETDNIRCISGYFRRVCYLNFGIQCIYLYDSSDIYAQFYRIKSSVPTVFVLLVIFHCVTKTLCGTPFVFAFLIYKWRKRHLSGYTTIEDFLQSHNNLMPGRYSYSDIRKMTGGFKEKLGEGGFGSVYKGKLRSGHVAAIKMLNKSTTNGQDFINEVATIGRIYHNNIVQLIGFCVDGSRRALIYDFMSNGSLDNYLRPSEGFISLSWEKLFEISLGVARGIKYLHQDCDMQILHFDIKPHNVLLDENFVPKISDFGLAKLCATKDSIKSLTAARGTIGYMAPELFYRNIGNVSCKADVYSFGMLLLEMAGKRKKLNALIENSSESYFPFWVYDEVSSGKVVAGGDGMEESDKIAEKMVVVGLWCIQMKPSNRPPMNEVIEMLEGDLESLQLPPRPFIYPEEVINDGEESSSMLIDSSESSSLIQNSC; from the exons ATGCTTAGAATGAACCTCCTCTTTGCTACGTACACAGCCATTCCTTTACTGCTACTTCTCCAAACTTGCACTGGAGATGACAATCTTTGTACCCCATCATCTTGCGGCAACATTCACAACATTAGCTACCCTTTTCGACTAGAAACCGATCCGAAAAACTGTGGGAACCATAGATATACCTTGTCCTGTGAAAACAATACAGCAATATTGTATCTGTACGCAGGAAAATACTATGTTCGAGCAATCAACTATAGCAACTTCACAATCCGACTGGTGGATCCTGGCGTTGTTAAAGATGATTGCTCCTCCACtcctctttttcctttaacTGAATATAACTTCAGTTTAGAGGATCCATTTACCTTGTTTAAACCCAAATGGAATGGGTCAGAATATACACCAAAAGTATCTCAACTGATGATTTTCATGAAGTGCCCCTTCCCTGTGGTCAACTCTTCTCTTTATATAGACACTGCTCCCTGCATTAATGATGATCAGGAGTACTATTCTTATGTAAATATTGGTGGGATGGATTCCACGGACTTTATGAGCATGTGCAGCTTAGAAATGATGGTTATGTTGCATGATAAGGATTATAAGGACATGTCCTTTGTTGAAATTCATAGAGAGATGGCATATGGGTTTGAGGTTTCTTGGCACAATATCTACTGCGGCAAATGCAGAGGCTGCTATTCTGACGAGACAGACAATATTCGATGCATAAGTG gTTACTTCAGAAGAGTTTGCTATCTCAACTTCGGAATTCAGTGCATCTACTTATATG ACTCTTCGGACATATACGCACAATTCTATAGAATTAAAT CATCAGTTCCTACTGTATTTGTTCTCCTTG TCATATTCCATTGTGTCACAAAGACTTTATGTGGGACTCCTTTCGTGTTTGCATTTCTGATCTATAAATGGCGAAAGAGACATTTATCAGGATACACCACAATTGAAGATTTCCTACAAAGTCACAATAATTTGATGCCAGGAAGGTATTCTTACTCAGACATTAGGAAAATGACAGGAGGCTTCAAGGAAAAATTGGGTGAAGGAGGCTTTGGTTCTGTGTATAAAGGAAAACTTCGCAGTGGCCATGTTGCTGCAATTAAGATGCTGAATAAGTCTACAACTAATGGGCAGGATTTTATCAATGAAGTTGCAACCATAGGGAGGATTTACCATAACAATATAGTGCAACTGATTGGATTTTGCGTTGATGGATCGAGGCGTGCTCTTATATATGACTTCATGTCTAACGGATCTCTTGATAATTACTTACGTCCTAGTGAAGGATTCATATCCTTAAGCTGGGAAAAACTATTTGAAATTTCTCTTGGAGTGGCTCGTGGAATTAAGTACCTGCATCAAGATTGTGATATGCAAATCCTACATTTTGATATCAAGCCGCACAATGTTCTTCTTGATGAAAACTTTGTCCCCAAGATTTCTGATTTTGGCCTTGCGAAACTATGTGCAACGAAAGACAGCATTAAGTCTCTCACTGCAGCAAGGGGAACAATAGGGTACATGGCTCCTGAGTTATTCTATAGAAACATTGGGAATGTCTCATGCAAAGCTGATGTCTATAGCTTCGGGATGTTGTTACTAGAAATGGCagggaaaaggaagaaattgaatGCATTGATAGAAAATTCAAGTGAAAGCTACTTTCCTTTCTGGGTTTATGATGAAGTCTCTAGTGGAAAGGTTGTCGCTGGTGGGGACGGAATGGAGGAGTCAGATAAAATTGCTGAGAAGATGGTTGTGGTAGGATTATGGTGTATACAAATGAAACCCAGCAATCGCCCTCCGATGAACGAAGTAATAGAGATGCTTGAAGGAGATTTGGAAAGTCTGCAATTGCCTCCAAGGCCTTTTATATATCCAGAAGAAGTCATAAATGATGGAGAAGAGTCTTCTTCCATGTTAATTGATTCTTCAGAATCAAGCAGCTTGATTCAAAATTCATGTTGA
- the LOC8264304 gene encoding rust resistance kinase Lr10-like produces MPKEKEDKMNFLIRNALVSFFFIQIIFVDRGLGLNKDDCKESKCSRHGPAIRFPFRIKGLQPDHCAYPEVGFDLSCTEKKETVLVLPNSVKLLVKTIDYASQVIHASDPENCLPRQLSNLNLSASPFQYLELDQNTQSHVLFNCTWRKNPFFQVPCLSAPNYQVYIFSSTIRIDSPDLMYCTKMYDVSLPENMIFSNDYVLQLTWFNPSCGSCAIQGKYCRLKANNTQPETECSGELKRITWAAPKFLVTGIIFGMLLVVLMGFALYRIYIFDKIEKEYQSRIEKFLDDYKAFKPGRYSYSDIKRITNQFKEELGKGAYGTVFKGKLSDEILVAVKVLNNSKGNGEEFVNEVRTIGRIHHANVVRFIGFCADGFRRALVYEYLPNDSLEKFISSADAKNHFLGWKRLQDIAVGAAKGIEYLHQGCNQRILHFDIKPQNILLDHNFNPKISDFGLAKLCSKDQSAVSMTTARGTIGYIAPEVFSRNFGNVSFKSDVYSFGMLVLEMVGGRKSVDGKNEKGHIYFPEWIYNLLEVGEDLRLEFEEEEDAMIAKKLAIVGLWCSQWNPVDRPTMKSVIQMLEGEGDNLSVPPNPFSSVNPRRMNARIQRYVEHDLGAILETE; encoded by the exons ATGCCAAAAGAGAAAGAGGATAAGATGAATTTCCTCATTAGAAATGCTTTGGTATCCTTCTTTTTCATTCAAATCATCTTTGTAGACCGTGGATTAGGCCTTAACAAAGATGACTGCAAAGAATCAAAATGCAGCCGCCACGGTCCAGCTATCCGATTCCCGTTCCGAATCAAGGGCCTGCAACCTGACCACTGCGCTTATCCTGAAGTTGGGTTTGATCTGTCTTGTACAGAGAAGAAGGAGACGGTGCTTGTGCTACCAAATTCAGTTAAATTGTTGGTCAAAACGATAGATTATGCATCTCAAGTTATTCATGCAAGTGATCCTGAGAATTGCCTCCCAAGACAGCTTTCAAACCTCAATCTATCTGCTTCTCCATTCCAATATTTGGAATTGGACCAAAACACACAGAGTCATGTCTTGTTCAACTGTACATGGAGAAAAAATCCCTTCTTTCAGGTGCCTTGCCTGAGTGCTCCTAACTACCAAGTTTATATCTTCTCTAGTACTATTCGCATTGATAGCCCGGACCTAATGTATTGTACCAAGATGTATGACGTTTCACTTCCAGAAAACATGATTTTCAGTAATGATTATGTTCTTCAATTGACCTGGTTTAATCCAAGTTGTGGGTCTTGCGCAATACAAGGCAAATATTGCAGATTGAAGGCTAACAATACTCAACCCGAAACTGAATGTTCCGGCGAGCTTAAACGGATAACAT GGGCAGCACCAAAGTTTCTTGTTACAG GTATTATCTTTGGTATGCTTCTTGTAGTGCTAATGGGGTTTGCACTTTACCGCATCTACATCTttgataaaatagaaaaggaatatCAATCCAGGATAGAAAAGTTTTTGGATGATTACAAAGCTTTCAAGCCTGGAAGATATTCATATTCTGATATCAAGAGGATCACAAATCAATTCAAGGAGGAATTAGGCAAAGGAGCTTATGGAACTGTGTTTAAAGGAAAGCTCTCTGATGAAATTCTGGTAGCAGTTAAGGTCCTTAACAACTCCAAAGGGAATGGagaagaatttgtaaatgaAGTCAGAACGATAGGGAGAATTCATCATGCCAATGTTGTTCGCTTTATAGGCTTCTGTGCTGACGGATTTAGACGAGCTCTAGTTTATGAATACTTGCCGAATGATTCGCTAGAGAAATTCATATCTTCAGCAGATGCCAAGAACCATTTTCTTGGCTGGAAAAGGTTGCAAGATATTGCTGTTGGTGCAGCCAAAGGCATTGAATATCTCCATCAGGGATGCAATCAAAGAATCCTCCACTTCGACATAAAACCACAGAATATCCTGCTAGATCACAACTTCAATCCCAAAATCTCTGATTTTGGCCTTGCAAAGTTGTGTTCTAAGGATCAAAGTGCAGTGTCCATGACGACAGCTAGAGGAACAATTGGCTATATTGCTCCTGAAGTGTTCTCAAGAAATTTCGGCAATGTTTCTTTTAAGTCAGATGTGTATAGCTTCGGAATGCTGGTGTTAGAAATGGTTGGGGGACGAAAGAGCGTAGAtgggaaaaatgaaaaaggtcATATATACTTTCCAGAATGGATTTATAATCTTTTGGAAGTAGGAGAAGATTTGAGGCTGGAGtttgaggaagaggaagatgcCATGATTGCAAAGAAACTTGCAATTGTGGGACTATGGTGCAGTCAGTGGAATCCAGTGGATCGTCCTACCATGAAAAGTGTTATTCAGATGTTAGAAGGGGAAGGAGACAATTTATCAGTACCTCCTAATCCATTTAGCTCTGTGAATCCCAGGAGAATGAATGCAAGAATTCAAAGATATGTTGAACATGACTTGGGGGCTATTTTAGAAACAGAGTAA
- the LOC8264305 gene encoding uncharacterized protein LOC8264305 isoform X2 encodes MEREHQFIDSRPNHPVFCFSSRASHPIHTKFFKENPNQILLLTYGFQSQINFVVKQRAIRPEAVVAQVSNSAMSEIQSDYIEFGSNLVDNLVPTSSFGVIKRCFIDKTSKDKYETVACNLVLKEIFGVGFYGHIMAAKRVAKEIGSSFMLLETPVVQSSAMDNNSSSEVDAGSKVQGLVSSLVPNNAGYFVSSSTKRFRLTDDVQSQMVKLLSSYMDASLRKLGPSNPVSEVASKEIHAGNAHQVPPFAQSIYPLLLDLHNIFVDISSISRALASSQKMFYDVSRGECVDIEIISEVYTFRIAVEGLRIALTNAGQLPIKSLGKANKTKVEFLELPVEDKSCALLAQALQSQTRKFKKIVALVDSSSLAGLRKHWNTSVPPEIQELVGQLASDCDTDEEFTNQTDKKSLFSNKPVMAVGAGATAVLGASSLSKVVPTSTLLKALTFKLPAPLNFVLTQTQKSMAVALGKTLGSSKVVAPGLANSGANATSVLKTAASAEKIRAVVHSMIASVEKTSFSAMRTAFFEIMRKRRVQPIGFLPWATFGCSIATCSGLLMYGDGIECAVECVPAAPSIASLGRGIENLHQASQKVSQTDRIQKAIELLMYRLRKVKIQ; translated from the exons ATGGAAAGAGAGCATCAGTTCATCGATTCTAGACCAAATCATCCTGTATTCTGTTTCTCTTCAAGAGCTTCGCACCCAATACACACCaaattcttcaaagaaaaccctaatcaGATTTTGCTTTTAACATATGGATTTCAGTCGCAGATTAATTTCGTCGTGAAACAGAG GGCAATTCGTCCTGAAGCCGTTGTGGCTCAGGTGTCTAATTCTGCTATGAGTGAGATTCAATCGGATTATATTGAATTCGGAAGCAATTTGGTAGATAACCTGGTTCCCACTTCGTCTTTTGGAGTGATTAAAAGatgttttattgataaaacTAGTAAGGATAAGTATGAGACTGTGGCTTGTAACTTGGTTTTGAAGGAAATATTTGGGGTTGGTTTTTATGGTCATATTATGGCTGCTAAGAGAGTGGCTAAAGAGATTGGTTCTTCGTTTATGTTGCTTGAAACTCCAGTGGTTCAATCATCTGCTATGGATAATAATTCTTCTAGTGAAGTTGATGCTGGGAGTAAGGTTCAAGGTTTAGTTAGTAGTTTGGTGCCAAATAATGCAGGTTACTTTGTTTCATCAAGTACAAAGAGGTTTCGTCTTACTGATGATGTCCAATCACAGATGGTGAAGTTATTGTCTTCCTATATGGATGCATCTTTAAGGAAATTAGGTCCTTCAAATCCTGTTTCAGAGGTGGCTTCTAAAGAAATTCATGCAGGCAATGCTCATCAGGTGCCTCCATTTGCTCAATCCATCTACCCATTACTTTTAGATCTACataatatatttgttgatatttcATCAATATCAAGGGCTCTGGCTTCTTCACAAAAGATGTTTTATGACGTAAGCAGAGGGGAATGTGTAGATATTGAAATTATATCTGAGGTTTACACCTTCCGGATTGCAGTTGAGGGGCTGAGGATTGCACTAACTAATGCTGGTCAATTACCTATCAAAAGCTTAGGGAAGGCTAACAAGACCAAGGTTGAGTTTTTGGAGCTTCCAGTTGAAGATAAGTCTTGTGCACTTCTTGCCCAGGCCCTTCAAAGTCAGACTAGGAAGTTCAAGAAAATAGTAGCTTTAGTAGATTCTAGTAGCTTAGCAGGTCTCAGGAAGCACTGGAACACGTCTGTGCCTCCAGAGATACAGGAGTTGGTTGGGCAGCTTGCCAGTGATTGTGATACTGATGAAGAATTTACAAATCAAACAGACAAGAAGTcactattttctaataaaccTGTGATGGCAGTTGGAGCTGGGGCAACAGCAGTTTTAGGAGCGTCGTCACTATCCAAAGTTGTACCCACATCGACATTATTGAAGGCTTTAACATTTAAATTGCCTGCCCCTCTTAATTTTGTGCTAACCCAAACCCAGAAGTCAATGGCTGTAGCTCTGGGCAAGACTCTTGGTTCATCAAAAGTGGTTGCCCCAGGATTGGCAAATTCCGGGGCCAATGCAACATCTGTCTTAAAAACAGCTGCTTCAGCTGAGAAAATTAGGGCAGTGGTCCACAGCATGATAGCCTCTGTTGAAAAGACCAGTTTTTCGGCAATGAGAACTGCATTCTTTGAGATAATGAGAAAACGGCGTGTACAACCCATTGGTTTCCTACCTTGGGCAACATTTGGGTGCAGCATTGCAACATGCTCAGGTTTGCTTATGTATGGAGATGGGATTGAATGTGCTGTAGAATGTGTTCCTGCAGCCCCTTCAATTGCTAGTTTGGGTCGTGGGATTGAAAATTTGCATCAGGCATCTCAAAAAGTGAGCCAAACAGATAGAATACAGAAAGCTATAGAGTTACTGATGTACAGGTTGAGGAAAGTAAAAATTCAATAG
- the LOC8264305 gene encoding uncharacterized protein LOC8264305 isoform X1, with translation MALAFMYSLKNLWPLSILKYDDLKASNELVSKLSIPENTKRFVYAVRDPDSQSVIYMLSVQNLSQRSAIDADCLIRAIRPEAVVAQVSNSAMSEIQSDYIEFGSNLVDNLVPTSSFGVIKRCFIDKTSKDKYETVACNLVLKEIFGVGFYGHIMAAKRVAKEIGSSFMLLETPVVQSSAMDNNSSSEVDAGSKVQGLVSSLVPNNAGYFVSSSTKRFRLTDDVQSQMVKLLSSYMDASLRKLGPSNPVSEVASKEIHAGNAHQVPPFAQSIYPLLLDLHNIFVDISSISRALASSQKMFYDVSRGECVDIEIISEVYTFRIAVEGLRIALTNAGQLPIKSLGKANKTKVEFLELPVEDKSCALLAQALQSQTRKFKKIVALVDSSSLAGLRKHWNTSVPPEIQELVGQLASDCDTDEEFTNQTDKKSLFSNKPVMAVGAGATAVLGASSLSKVVPTSTLLKALTFKLPAPLNFVLTQTQKSMAVALGKTLGSSKVVAPGLANSGANATSVLKTAASAEKIRAVVHSMIASVEKTSFSAMRTAFFEIMRKRRVQPIGFLPWATFGCSIATCSGLLMYGDGIECAVECVPAAPSIASLGRGIENLHQASQKVSQTDRIQKAIELLMYRLRKVKIQ, from the coding sequence ATGGCATTAGCATTCATGTATAGTTTAAAAAACTTATGGCCTTTATCAATTCTGAAGTATGATGATTTAAAAGCATCCAATGAATTGGTTAGTAAACTATCAATACCCGAGAACACGAAAAGATTTGTTTATGCAGTTCGTGATCCAGATTCTCAATCTGTTATATACATGCTCTCTGTTCAGAATTTATCTCAAAGATCTGCTATAGATGCTGACTGTCTTATCAGGGCAATTCGTCCTGAAGCCGTTGTGGCTCAGGTGTCTAATTCTGCTATGAGTGAGATTCAATCGGATTATATTGAATTCGGAAGCAATTTGGTAGATAACCTGGTTCCCACTTCGTCTTTTGGAGTGATTAAAAGatgttttattgataaaacTAGTAAGGATAAGTATGAGACTGTGGCTTGTAACTTGGTTTTGAAGGAAATATTTGGGGTTGGTTTTTATGGTCATATTATGGCTGCTAAGAGAGTGGCTAAAGAGATTGGTTCTTCGTTTATGTTGCTTGAAACTCCAGTGGTTCAATCATCTGCTATGGATAATAATTCTTCTAGTGAAGTTGATGCTGGGAGTAAGGTTCAAGGTTTAGTTAGTAGTTTGGTGCCAAATAATGCAGGTTACTTTGTTTCATCAAGTACAAAGAGGTTTCGTCTTACTGATGATGTCCAATCACAGATGGTGAAGTTATTGTCTTCCTATATGGATGCATCTTTAAGGAAATTAGGTCCTTCAAATCCTGTTTCAGAGGTGGCTTCTAAAGAAATTCATGCAGGCAATGCTCATCAGGTGCCTCCATTTGCTCAATCCATCTACCCATTACTTTTAGATCTACataatatatttgttgatatttcATCAATATCAAGGGCTCTGGCTTCTTCACAAAAGATGTTTTATGACGTAAGCAGAGGGGAATGTGTAGATATTGAAATTATATCTGAGGTTTACACCTTCCGGATTGCAGTTGAGGGGCTGAGGATTGCACTAACTAATGCTGGTCAATTACCTATCAAAAGCTTAGGGAAGGCTAACAAGACCAAGGTTGAGTTTTTGGAGCTTCCAGTTGAAGATAAGTCTTGTGCACTTCTTGCCCAGGCCCTTCAAAGTCAGACTAGGAAGTTCAAGAAAATAGTAGCTTTAGTAGATTCTAGTAGCTTAGCAGGTCTCAGGAAGCACTGGAACACGTCTGTGCCTCCAGAGATACAGGAGTTGGTTGGGCAGCTTGCCAGTGATTGTGATACTGATGAAGAATTTACAAATCAAACAGACAAGAAGTcactattttctaataaaccTGTGATGGCAGTTGGAGCTGGGGCAACAGCAGTTTTAGGAGCGTCGTCACTATCCAAAGTTGTACCCACATCGACATTATTGAAGGCTTTAACATTTAAATTGCCTGCCCCTCTTAATTTTGTGCTAACCCAAACCCAGAAGTCAATGGCTGTAGCTCTGGGCAAGACTCTTGGTTCATCAAAAGTGGTTGCCCCAGGATTGGCAAATTCCGGGGCCAATGCAACATCTGTCTTAAAAACAGCTGCTTCAGCTGAGAAAATTAGGGCAGTGGTCCACAGCATGATAGCCTCTGTTGAAAAGACCAGTTTTTCGGCAATGAGAACTGCATTCTTTGAGATAATGAGAAAACGGCGTGTACAACCCATTGGTTTCCTACCTTGGGCAACATTTGGGTGCAGCATTGCAACATGCTCAGGTTTGCTTATGTATGGAGATGGGATTGAATGTGCTGTAGAATGTGTTCCTGCAGCCCCTTCAATTGCTAGTTTGGGTCGTGGGATTGAAAATTTGCATCAGGCATCTCAAAAAGTGAGCCAAACAGATAGAATACAGAAAGCTATAGAGTTACTGATGTACAGGTTGAGGAAAGTAAAAATTCAATAG